One genomic segment of Stigmatopora argus isolate UIUO_Sarg chromosome 3, RoL_Sarg_1.0, whole genome shotgun sequence includes these proteins:
- the cyb5r2 gene encoding NADH-cytochrome b5 reductase 2, with translation MDLSMLLSVVVAVCIVVVSVLYLMCGSANKTKLLVTLQDPAVKYPLKLIDKQEISHDTKKFRFGLPSSDHILGLPVGQHVYLSAKVNGSLVVRAYTPVSSDNQQGYVDLVVKVYYKNSHPSFPAGGKMSQYLDNMTTGDAIDFRGPSGLLVYKGKGQFSIRPDKKSEPRILKVKHIGMIAGGTGITPMLQLIRTITADPSDNTMCHLIFANQTEKDILLSNELHEVIESHPGKLKLWFTLDTATEGWKYSSGFVTSTMIKDHLPAPSSNVLVVLCGPPGMIQHACLPNLDKLGYKTEHIFAY, from the exons ATGGACCTAAGTATG CTCCTGTCTGTGGTAGTTGCTGTTTGTATAGTGGTTGTAAGTGTGCTCTACTTAATGTGCGGATCTGCAAATAAAACCAAACTCCTAGTCACTCTGCAAGACCCTGCTGTGAAATATCCGCTAAAGCTAATAGATAAACAG GAAATTAGTCATGACACAAAGAAATTTCGTTTTGGCCTCCCCTCTTCAGATCATATTCTTGGCCTCCCAGTAG GTCAGCACGTGTATCTCTCAGCCAAGGTGAATGGCAGCCTGGTCGTCAGAGCCTACACACCAGTCTCCAGTGATAATCAGCAAGGATATGTCGACCTTGTTGTCAAG GTGTACTATAAGAACTCTCACCCCTCATTCCCAGCGGGAGGAAAGATGTCCCAATACTTGGATAACATGACTACTGGAGATGCAATTGACTTCAGGGGTCCCAGTGGACTGCTTGTGTATAAAGGGAAAG GTCAGTTTTCCATTCGGCCGGACAAGAAGTCAGAACCGCGGATTTTAAAGGTCAAACATATTGGCATGATTGCTGGAGGAACCG GTATTACACCTATGTTACAGTTGATTCGGACGATCACAGCTGACCCTAGCGACAACACAATGTGCCATCTGATTTTTGCCAACCAG ACAGAGAAAGATATTTTACTCAGCAATGAGCTACATGAGGTCATAGAAAGCCATCCCGGAAAGCTGAAGCTTTGGTTCACGCTGGACACAGCAACTGAAG GTTGGAAGTACAGTTCCGGGTTTGTTACCTCTACTATGATTAAGGACCACCTGCCTGCTCCATCCTCAAATGTCCTTGTTGTCTTGTGTGGTCCTCCTGGAATGATCCAGCATGCATGTCTACCAAATCTGGACAAGCTGGGCTATAAAACAGAACACATATTTGCATACTAA
- the LOC144071571 gene encoding ovochymase-2, with amino-acid sequence MHFAASKCGVPLRTSALVPFLRVVGGTESIYGSQPWLVSLRNKGFHFCGGVILSNRWIMTAAHCFLSFSKGFVSGVTVVVGEYDRRIEDAEEQVISIKSISFHEKFHHDVPMSFDVALVQLDQKIQLGSFVQPICLPLPDESSPAHTSCIVGGWGRIKERGRLPAVLREVQLDLVDPAKCKYVLQTVTRAPHAANTVICAGQERGGRDTCQGDSGSPLVCRARPGSRRWEALGITSWGKGCGRSWGNNSSRPPTKRGSPGIFTNVRLLLPWIKYILRNADDQLRGRKSLGNSGLCSVQDGIIAENKGIIRNPPHYVDHYNNNELCVWTIHIPPGSSILLTFIHFNLENDSYCHYDRLAILIGSNRPVGIFCGGFLPVPVLLKNTQQAIIVFSSDMNTVGSGIILSHQVVHKEPDPECGTIVAVTEQNSLSSPNYPLYYKNNCSLRWVVYAPQGHIVKMDFTDFDIEESSGCLFDSLTVLGEVQGTEKIAVLCGRSIPPPVLSYNSVMVLDFTSDSSITHRGFKATIAFISYTDLFDDKRRKLGWRGQRTYG; translated from the exons ATGCATTTTGCAGCTTCAAAATGTGGTGTTCCTCTAAGGACAAGTGCTTTGGTTCCTTTTTTGAGGGTGGTTGGAGGGACTGAATCCATATATGGATCACAACCATGGCTG GTGTCCCTGCGGAATAAGGGATTTCATTTCTGTGGAGGTGTGATCCTGAGCAACCGCTGGATAATGACTGCTGCACATTGCTTTCTGTCCTTCTCAAA agggtttgtCAGTGGTGTTACAGTGGTAGTGGGTGAGTATGACCGGAGAATAGAGGACGCAGAGGAGCAGGTCATTtccatcaaatccatttcattcCATGAGAAATTCCACCATGATGTACCCATGAGTTTTGATGTGGCACTTGTACAGCTTGATCAAAAAATTCAACTTG gatCCTTTGTCCAGCCTATATGCTTGCCATTACCTGATGAGTCCAGCCCAGCCCATACCAGTTGCATCGTTGGAGGATGGGGCAGAATAAAAGAAC gAGGTCGGCTTCCTGCTGTTCTGAGAGAGGTTCAATTGGATTTGGTAGATCCAGctaaatgtaaatatgttcTCCAGACTGTCACAAGAGCACCCCATGCAGCAAATACAGTTATTTGCGCGGGACAAGAGAGAGGAGGAAGAGACACATGTCAG GGAGACTCAGGGAGTCCACTCGTATGTCGCGCAAGACCTGGCAGCAGACGCTGGGAGGCGCTTGGCATAACTTCATGGGGTAAGGGATGTGGTCGCAGCTGGGGAAACAACAGCAGCCGTCCCCCAACTAAAAGAGGATCCCCTGGCATTTTTACCAATGTGAGGCTTTTGTTACCCTGGATAAAGTATATATTGCGAAATg CTGATGACCAGTTAAGAGGAAGGAAGTCATTAG GTAATTCAGGTCTGTGCAGTGTGCAGGATGGTATTATAGCTGAAAATAAAGGGATAATCAGAAACCCACCCCACTACGTTGATCACTATAACAACAATGA GCTATGTGTGTGGACTATCCATATTCCTCCAGGTTCTAGCATTCTACtgacttttattcattttaacttgGAGAACGACTCGTATTGTCACTATGATCGACTTGCTATTTTAATTGGGAGCAACCGGCCTGTTG GAATTTTCTGTGGAGGTTTTCTTCCTGTCCCAGTGCTTCTGAAGAATACACAACAAGCAATAATAGTCTTCTCATCTGATATGAATACTGTAGGAAGTGGAATTATTCTATCGCACCAAGTTGTTCACAAAGAGCCTGATCCTG AATGCGGCACAATTGTTGCAGTCACGGAGCAGAATTCTTTGAGTAGTCCAAATTACCCACTCTACTACAAAAACAACTGTTCTCTTCGCTGGGTAGTTTATGCTCCACAAGGTCATATTGTAAAG atggATTTTACTGACTTTGATATTGAGGAGTCAAGTGGATGTTTGTTTGACTCCCTAACTGTCCTAGGTGAGGTGCAGGGTACAGAGAAGATTG CGGTGCTATGTGGCCGCAGTATTCCTCCACCTGTCCTGTCCTACAACAGTGTCATGGTCCTTGACTTCACCTCGGACAGCAGCATCACACATCGAGGATTCAAGGCAACAATAGCATTTATTAGTTATACAG ACCTTTTTgatgacaaaagaagaaaactgggTTGGAGGGGCCAAAGAACTTATGgttag